AATTTGACCGGAGCGAAAAGAGTTTTGTCGATTTTGGAAAGTGAGAACGAGTCACAACAGGTGGGAATGAATAAACTCGTAGAAGCATTCTGCTTGCAAGGATACAACAAGAAAAATTCGTGTCTCGATTTTGTGGGTCCCCTACTAGCAAACTTAACACAACTCAGTGAAGCCAGGACATTTGTACTGGACCGGAACCGCTGCACTGTTCAGAGACTGCTGCCATACACTCAGTACATCAAATCCGAAGTCAGACGGAGAGGCGTGGTGACTGCTCTGAAAAATTGCTGCTTCGATACTGGTATGACCACAGACAGTAattgaatacttttttttttcatgtgttctCTTACGAGTTTTGAGATTGCTGTGATTATTGAAATACCTGTAATGGTTATAACATTGATTGTGTCATGTTTAAACTGTTTGATTATCATCAATTGCCACTTTGCAATATCGAATAGTTGACATATAGAAAACTAATTGTCAGTTTTTGTGTCTATGTATTTTCTGCAGCATCCCATGAATGGTTGCTAGGAGACCAGGTGGACATCCTACCCCATCTCCTCCTCCCACTGGCTGGGCCAGAGGAGCTCAGTGAAGAGGACATGGAAGGGATGCCCGATGACCTCCAGTATCTCGAGGAGGGCAAACAGAGGGAGGAGGATCCTGAGATCAGGACCATGCTCCTAGAAGCTGTGTATCAGGTGATCTAAGTCATGTGATACGCTAGATCTGTGAATGTgcctattgattttttttccaaaacagGTGTCTTGTAGCTGAGACTTGTTAAAATGTCATATCCTGCTGGTTTGCATGTTGTAGATTAGAATTGACTGTTGGCCTTGACAACATGTATGGCTATGGGATTTGAGAACTCATCGTAAGGGATAGGTTTCATACCCTGCATTCAAATTCTATTCCTATGTGTTGGACAAGTCTAGGCAAGTGAGACATCACAGTGAAGTGTAGTACCATTTTAGTTGAtgaaaaatttcatatttcatttattacaGTAACCAAGGTGAAagtgaatagataaatagattaatTAGTCTCTGCTCTTCCTATAATTATTCCCAGTCAATGTCATTTACATTTGATATTTCCCTATcatttatcccccccccccccccacaccattGAATGAATAGACATGTCCTACTCAGCTGGTGCTTTTCACAACCAGTATTGTACATGGATGCAAAGTAAATACATCATGCATGTGATAACCTACCTTTGTTAGCATCTAGCCTGCCCATGTCTGGCTGTATTAATGTAAAGCTTATCTATGTAGATTTTGCTCTTGCCAATTCTCAAATATCTCATGGAACTCCTGTCTTTTTTTCACAATAGTTATGTGCAACAGCCATCGGGCGGCAGATAGTGAAAGAAAAGAGGACCTATGTGATCTTCCGTGAGTTCATGAAGTGGGAGAAGGACCCCAAAGTCCAGGCCCTCTGCCGCAAGGTGATTGACGTACTGATCATGGACGACCCAGAGCCGGGAATGGAGAACCTAAATGAGGTCGAGATACCGGAAAACGTCAAGGCCCAGCTTGAAAAAGGAGATCAAGAGGAGGACTGAGTGAATAAGACAGGGTTTTGAGCAGGGACCATGGAACATtcggtttgggtttttttccaggggggggggggggagggggcttgaCCTTTGGCGCATTCTCCACTCAGAGCATCCTTTTCAAACTCTACCACCTCCACATGTCCAACATCTGTGATTTTTCTGTCTTCATAAGCTTCTGTCACAACAGCCCCAACCTAAAGTTAGCAGCCATCATAGCAGAAATGCATAAGAGTCTTGTCTAAATACACCCACTGACCTTACCATGAGAAACAtgattgtttgtatttttttaaaaatcttgtAACACTTTCACATCTTTTTAGCCAAGGGTGATGCATTTGGGTGTTTTGAATTGTATATGTTTGACATTTTCACAGCACCACCATCAAGCCCATAGCTTGCACCCTGCAGCTTTTGTgcctcatacaatgtacaattgtacttgcaTTGCTACTTGCTTGTTACCCTGGGCTATGTTCCCATAACCATTTGCAAATTATGGTTTGGTCAGTTTGTAGCATTGTTGTAAATCTAAAAGATTTTTATTTATCCAGTGTCAAAAATATTGTTGCGACTTTGTTTAGTAAACTCGACCTTCTGCTTGACACAATCCCCAGAGCTCAGTTATGTTGCTGTGGCCGACCATCGTACAATTGTACTTTTCGAATTCCATCTTTAAAATGCTTCAGTGCTCAATACAGTTTTCAGTCGTCTTGTCTGTTGTGTGTGGTTATGCACAAAACAGACCATTACAAATCTCTGACCTCACCGCTGCAGCCATGAAGTGCCCTCTTGCCAACCGGCCCTGCCCAGCCTTGTCAAAATCTTGGTAGGCAAGTGCCATCAATTCCAGAATACATGtgcagtggactcccattataacgaagtcctttggacccgcagttttctttcgttatatcaaaattttgttataaccaaacaaataaacaataaaaaatgcatGGAGGCGATAAtgttgtggcatgaaattttacttcgttgtaacaggAATTTCGTaatataaccgtgtttgttaggGAGTGTACTGTACTGGGTTCCTGCAAAGACTCCTTGGGCTTCTGTCATCTCATCCTTACCTCAGCCAAGATTATCTCTGCTTTGTGAGTACGGCCAAACCGTTGCTTCGGCCAAATTGGTCTTCTGCTATCATAGCAATCTGGTGTCATCCGCAATGTTTCTCTGCATGCTTCTGTCACAGTACTTGAACTGCTGTTTATCCCATAGCTCCGAACTGCATCATggcattgtaattttttgagtCTCCTCTGCTCGCAACCAAGCCGAACTCTGTCAACTCAAGTTACTCTGCTTCTGGATCGCAGCGTACTATAACTGGATGTTTCTGCTCATATGCCATCGAAGC
Above is a window of Diadema setosum chromosome 4, eeDiaSeto1, whole genome shotgun sequence DNA encoding:
- the LOC140227566 gene encoding protein HGH1 homolog; this translates as MVDASVIEELLPFLSPATRQDVRNTALLHVVGTTATRDGREALGTHLVPCAEALGELVRASGSEGIGDAHVKQCYHALVNLTSEDIFAEKLARDLTFIPYLLQTVVDPSSQYAQPACMILSNLTRNLTGAKRVLSILESENESQQVGMNKLVEAFCLQGYNKKNSCLDFVGPLLANLTQLSEARTFVLDRNRCTVQRLLPYTQYIKSEVRRRGVVTALKNCCFDTASHEWLLGDQVDILPHLLLPLAGPEELSEEDMEGMPDDLQYLEEGKQREEDPEIRTMLLEAVYQLCATAIGRQIVKEKRTYVIFREFMKWEKDPKVQALCRKVIDVLIMDDPEPGMENLNEVEIPENVKAQLEKGDQEED